TTACTGGTAATTTGTTAGCTTGGTATGCTCCTGTAGCATTGCTATTTGCGTTGTTTACAGTAACGGCAGCTATTTTGCAAGGAATAAACCAGCAACGTTTTGCAGTTATCAGTTTAACGGGCGGACTGTTAATGAAAGTGCTTTTCAATATACAGCTTATCCATATGTTTGGTGCAAAAGGGGCAATTTTTGGTACAGCACTGGCAGTTGGAACTGCTGTTGCTTTAAATTTATGGCGCATAAAGACGTCCATTCAATTTAATTTCAAACAAACATTCAAGCGTTTCTTATTAATTGGTATTTTTACGATAATTATGTGTATTGTTATTTGGATTGTTAAAGCGATTTTCGGAACCTTTTTAACGGTGGAGGAATCAAGACTGTCGGCGGTTATTGTACTCGTTGCCGGTGTTCTGTCAGGCGGTGTTGTCTACTTATGGTTCAGCTACGAATCAACATTGCTAAGCCGTGTCCTGGGTGATCGCGTGCGAATACTGGACAGGATTTTTCGCAGGTAAAGGAGTTTTTATGAATGCGTATAGATAAATTACTGGCAAACATGGGTTATGGGAGCAGAAAAGATGTGAAAGCGTTAATTAAAAAAAAGAAAGTAGCTATTAACGATAAAATTGTAAAAGACAGCAGTTCCCATGTAGATCCGGAAGACGATACGGTAAAAGTGAACAACAATATCGTTAGCTATCAAAAGTATGTTTATCTGATGATGAACAAGCCACCAGGGTATGTCTCAGCAACAGTGGATGATCGTGATAAAACGGTAATTGATTTGCTGCCGGAAAAATATCAGCTGTTTAAGCCTTTTCCCGTTGGCAGGCTTGATAAAGATACAGAAGGCCTGCTGCTGATTACAAATGATGGGGACCTGGCGCATCAGCTGGTTTCCCCAAAGAAAGACATAGAGAAAACGTATTTTGCTGAGATCAGGGGAAAAGTTACAGAAAATGATGTTGAGGCATTTCAGGAAGGCATTGTACTCGACGATGGTTATCAGGCGAAACCTGCAAAATTGGAGATCCTCCAGGCTGATGAATATTCCGAAGTTCATGTCACCGTTACAGAAGGAAAATTTCATCAGGTGAAACGTATGTTTGAAGCGGTGAAGAAAAAAGTGGTTTATCTAAAACGAATACGTATGGGCGAACTCCGACTTGATGAAGAGCTCTCACCTGGAGATTTCCGTGAATTGAATAAAGAAGAAATGGACTACTGTCTTTCCCAAAAAAAGAGCTGACCTATAAAAGTCAGCTCCATTTCACTATTTTTAAGATATTTTCACTCGTTTGCTTGTGATTTTCCATCTCCCGCGAACCGGACTTCTGACCAGACCATTATATTCCAATACATTCAGATCACGCTGGATGGTTCGGTCGGTTGTTCCAAATTCATCTGCTATTTCCCTGGTTGTTACTGTCCCGTTTTCTCTTATGTAAAGATAGACAGCTTTAACTCTGGTCAACATTCGGGATGTTGTCTGATTCAAAAAACCACTCCTTAAGGAAATCATTCTCTTGTGGTGCAACTGAATCTTTATTGTTATTCTTATTTTACACCTAAATGCATTTGGATTAAAGTGAAAATTTCTAAATAATTTGATAAACATATACGATATATATAAGTGAGGAATGTAAATGACTAATTTACCGCATTATTTTATTGCTATCCCGCTTACGGAAAGTATAAAAAATAAATTTTCAAATTGGCAGCTTGGCTTAAAAGAAAGCTTAGCGTATAAACAGTGGCCGCATAAAGATGATTTGCATATAACGTTGAAATTTTTAGGGCCTGTAGAACTTGACAGGATTAACCGTTTGATAAAATCGCTGGAAGTAATAAAAGCAACACCTGCATTTTCAGTCCTGACCGGTAACCTGGGATGTTTCGGCAATCCTAAAAAACCGCGAGTCCTGTGGGCAGGTGTTGAAAAGACGAATGAAATCATGCAATTGCAACAATCCATCGAGCAAATTGCGAGGCAAGCAGGTTTTCAGGAAGAGAACAGGGCATATAAACCGCACATAACCCTTGCAAAGAAATGGAACGGAACCGAAGCAAATGTGCCCTTATTAAACGAGCGTTACGAGGAACAGCAGACGATGACTATCAATACAGTTGTTGTAAATCGGATATATCCCGGAAGCTCTCCAAAATATCAGGCAGTTGCTGAATTTAATTTGAAGAAAAGGGGGGACTAATAAGTGGCTCAATTAATTAAACTGCAGGATTATATTTCACGGTATGAATGGAATGCATACCGGTATCCGAGCCAGTTTATCCGGGTAAAACAGGACAACTGGAATAAGCTTCATAAAATGTGGGAAGATGAACCAGTTACGGATGAAGAGGAACATACAGAACCGGCTTCGGCATTTTCCAAGCTCAAATCTTTTATGAAGACAGGGAGCTGGCAGGAAGAGGAACCTGCCCCTGATGATCATGACAGTTTACCAAAAACAGAAAATGAATTAAGGCATTACTTTTTGGATAAATTATTTCCTTTACAATTAAAATGGGCCTCATCGACTGTTACGGACGTGTCATTTATGGATAGAGGCTATTACGAAGATGATACATTAAAATTTTTTCTCAAGCGGTTTCCCGATACATATTTATTAATGTATTTTCCAATTTTTAATATAAAGAAGGCGCCGATTGACGGGGAGATCATTTTTCTTAGTCCAATTGGGATTGAAATCATTTATTTAATGGATAAAGAAGCCGGGACAACCATTGTTGCCGGTGATGAACGAACATGGCTGGCAGAAGGAAATAAAGAACAGTCAAAAATGTTAAGCCCGATGATTGCACTTAAACGAACAGAGAAGATTATTAAGGGCATATTGAGTACGGAAAATATCGAATTCCCAATAAAGAAGGTTGTATTATCAAGTTCGAATAAAATTAAATTTGATTCCGAGCCTTATAATACACGGATAATCGGGATGGATGAATTTGATAAGTGGTTTAAGGAGAAACGCAGCCTTGTATCCCCTCTAAAAAATCGTCAGTTAAAAATTACGGAATTACTGCTGAAAAACTGTCAGACTACAGCTGTTAAACGACCTGAGTGGGAAGAAGATGACACCAATACATTTACGATGGGAACTGAGGGGGAGTAAATGTATATCTTTATTGTCAATCCAGCTTCAGGTAAAGGCGGCGCAGTAAATGCTTATACAAAAATCACGAAGAGCAACAATTTTATACAGGTGGAGAGCCGGTGTTTTTTAACGGAATATCCGGGTCACGCTGAAGAAATCGCCAACCAGCTTGAAACTGATTTTTCCGGGCAAATCTCCTGTGTTATCGTAATCGGTGGTGATGGTACGCTGCATGAAGTAATTAATGGTCTTTCCGAAAATAAATATCCTGTATCGTTTATACCGGCCGGTTCGGGGAATGATTTTGCAAAAGGTTGTGACATTAAAGGGTCACCGACTGAAATTTTCCAGCGGATTATCACAGGCAGACATCAACAATCCTATTGGTTAGGGAGTTATCAGCGGGATAATAATAACAAGAGAGATTTCGTGAATAGTATCGGGTTTGGTTTTGATGGGGAAATCGTTAAATACTTGAATGAATCAAAGGAAAGTAAATTTCGCAGTATTTTTGTCAGAGGTAAAGTTAGATATGTCATTGCACTTATAATTGTTTTATTCCGTTTTAAGCCGATGAACGTGGAAGTTAATATTGACGGTAACAGACGCATGCTTACAGACTGCTGGATGATAACAGCAGCAAATCACCCATTTTATGGGGGTGGAATGAAAATAATACCATCCGCTAAAATTCAGGATGGTACGTTTCCTGTACTGATTATCAACAAGATTTCCAAATGGAAAGTACTTGGGCTATTTATAACAGTTTTCACTGGAAAACATATCCGTTTTAAGGAAGTAGAACTACTGGAAGCAACGAAGCTGGAAATCCGTTCAGATAACACGATATCTTTCCAGGTAGATGGTCAATTGGATGCTTGTTCTTTCTGCTCGATATCCAAACAAGGTCAGGAAGTAAAAATTTCCTATTGAAATGAACGAAAATATTCGATAACCTATTTTTATCTCTGTATTTAAAAACAGCTCAATATGGAGCATGTTTATCAATAATCGGACTTTATAATAAATATGATTTGGGGTATTTAAAGTGAACTGGCTTAAAAGAGTATTAGGAAAAGAATGGAATATAAATCCTGCTGGAGGATTAACAGGTGAGGCTTTTTTTGCGGAAAAGGATGATCACCGCCTGTTTCTTAAACGTAATTCTTCTCCATTTTTGGCCGTTCTTTCCGCTGAAGGTATTGTTCCAAAGCTTATATGGACAAAGCGGATGGAAAATGGTGATGTCATCACTGCCCAAAAATGGTTGAATGGAAGAGCGCTTAAGGCTGAGGAAATGCAGCACCACCAAGTAGCCGGTCTGATCGGAAAAATACACCACTCATCTGAACTACTGCATATGTTAATGCGGTTAGGAAAAAAACCGATTACCTCGGATGAAAGACTTGCCGAAATAACCAAGCGTTTACGGGTAAATGGCTTAATGGACAAGTATAAGGAAGTACGTGATGCGACCGATTATTTACATCGGCTGTTGCCTGTAACACGCGGGCAGCAAAAAGTGGTATGTCACTGCGATTTAAACCATAACAATATTTTGCTGACGGATATGGGAAAACTCTACCTGGTCGACTGGGATAACGCAATGATAGCCGACCCGGCAATGGACTTCGGGTTTATACTAAAGTGGTATGTCCCACAGGAAGATTGGGAAGAATGGCTGCATAGCTATGGAGTAGACATGGACGAAAGTTTGATTGAGCGAATGTACTGGTATTTAATTATGGATGCACTCTACTATTTGATTTGGCACAATGACCGGGATGAGGTGAATAAATCATACAGCAGGTTACAGGATTTACAGCAATTGAATATGGATGTTAATTCGGTCATTCTAAATTAATTTGTTGTATGGCATTAACCCATGTTTCAATATTATCTTTATTTGTTGTTATGTGTTCCTCATCATTATGTGCAATTTCTCCCTGCCGCCCATAATTATAAATTTCCGGCAGCAATTGGAGAAGTTGTTCATCTGATATGCTGTTATTAGCCATCATGGCTTGTACCAGACGTTTGATCTGCTGGTATTCGGAAATTTCACCACAGCAGTCTTCGGTTTGTTCACTAAGTATATCCTGGAGCAGCCTCAATTGATTATGAACAGTAAGTGTCACTTGAAATCACCTCAAATCATAGTGTTAACCAATATTTTTTATTCTATGCTAGGAATTCAGAAAGTGAGGTTCTGTTAGTGCGTCAACGTAATAAACCATGGGCAGACGATTTTCTTAATGAAAATAAGCATTTTATTATACCAGATCCCAGTGAAAAGAAGAATAAATGGCAGGAAATGTTTGGCAACTCCAATCCTGTTCATGTGGAAATAGGTACTGGTAAAGGACAGTTTCTAGCAGGAATGGCAGAACAATATCCGGATATTAATTTCATTGGGATAGAAATAGCTAAAAGTATAATCGTTACTGCTGCCCAAAAAATTATGAACGGAAAGCATGATAATGTTT
The genomic region above belongs to Virgibacillus doumboii and contains:
- a CDS encoding diacylglycerol/lipid kinase family protein; the protein is MYIFIVNPASGKGGAVNAYTKITKSNNFIQVESRCFLTEYPGHAEEIANQLETDFSGQISCVIVIGGDGTLHEVINGLSENKYPVSFIPAGSGNDFAKGCDIKGSPTEIFQRIITGRHQQSYWLGSYQRDNNNKRDFVNSIGFGFDGEIVKYLNESKESKFRSIFVRGKVRYVIALIIVLFRFKPMNVEVNIDGNRRMLTDCWMITAANHPFYGGGMKIIPSAKIQDGTFPVLIINKISKWKVLGLFITVFTGKHIRFKEVELLEATKLEIRSDNTISFQVDGQLDACSFCSISKQGQEVKISY
- a CDS encoding YtzH-like family protein, producing the protein MTLTVHNQLRLLQDILSEQTEDCCGEISEYQQIKRLVQAMMANNSISDEQLLQLLPEIYNYGRQGEIAHNDEEHITTNKDNIETWVNAIQQINLE
- a CDS encoding NERD domain-containing protein, with product MAQLIKLQDYISRYEWNAYRYPSQFIRVKQDNWNKLHKMWEDEPVTDEEEHTEPASAFSKLKSFMKTGSWQEEEPAPDDHDSLPKTENELRHYFLDKLFPLQLKWASSTVTDVSFMDRGYYEDDTLKFFLKRFPDTYLLMYFPIFNIKKAPIDGEIIFLSPIGIEIIYLMDKEAGTTIVAGDERTWLAEGNKEQSKMLSPMIALKRTEKIIKGILSTENIEFPIKKVVLSSSNKIKFDSEPYNTRIIGMDEFDKWFKEKRSLVSPLKNRQLKITELLLKNCQTTAVKRPEWEEDDTNTFTMGTEGE
- the thpR gene encoding RNA 2',3'-cyclic phosphodiesterase, yielding MTNLPHYFIAIPLTESIKNKFSNWQLGLKESLAYKQWPHKDDLHITLKFLGPVELDRINRLIKSLEVIKATPAFSVLTGNLGCFGNPKKPRVLWAGVEKTNEIMQLQQSIEQIARQAGFQEENRAYKPHITLAKKWNGTEANVPLLNERYEEQQTMTINTVVVNRIYPGSSPKYQAVAEFNLKKRGD
- a CDS encoding DeoR family transcriptional regulator → MNQTTSRMLTRVKAVYLYIRENGTVTTREIADEFGTTDRTIQRDLNVLEYNGLVRSPVRGRWKITSKRVKIS
- a CDS encoding pseudouridine synthase — translated: MRIDKLLANMGYGSRKDVKALIKKKKVAINDKIVKDSSSHVDPEDDTVKVNNNIVSYQKYVYLMMNKPPGYVSATVDDRDKTVIDLLPEKYQLFKPFPVGRLDKDTEGLLLITNDGDLAHQLVSPKKDIEKTYFAEIRGKVTENDVEAFQEGIVLDDGYQAKPAKLEILQADEYSEVHVTVTEGKFHQVKRMFEAVKKKVVYLKRIRMGELRLDEELSPGDFRELNKEEMDYCLSQKKS
- a CDS encoding phosphotransferase family protein; the protein is MNWLKRVLGKEWNINPAGGLTGEAFFAEKDDHRLFLKRNSSPFLAVLSAEGIVPKLIWTKRMENGDVITAQKWLNGRALKAEEMQHHQVAGLIGKIHHSSELLHMLMRLGKKPITSDERLAEITKRLRVNGLMDKYKEVRDATDYLHRLLPVTRGQQKVVCHCDLNHNNILLTDMGKLYLVDWDNAMIADPAMDFGFILKWYVPQEDWEEWLHSYGVDMDESLIERMYWYLIMDALYYLIWHNDRDEVNKSYSRLQDLQQLNMDVNSVILN